The following are encoded in a window of Pongo abelii isolate AG06213 chromosome 16, NHGRI_mPonAbe1-v2.0_pri, whole genome shotgun sequence genomic DNA:
- the LOC103889472 gene encoding E3 ubiquitin-protein ligase HERC2-like, with protein sequence MSGQRPPEQPEADGGDPGQQHRRAEHRAFSLPGHAAERLVRAAAHRREAGPGALCSPALRSSVSGNEVNISPGRRFMIDLLVGSLMAAGGLESALHAAITAEIQDIEAKKQAQKEKEIDEQEANASAFHRSRTPLDKDLINTGICESSGKQCLPLVQLIQQRLSQCERMVSIVLEGPTRRRWEEVRLSL encoded by the exons at GTCTGGGCAGCGTCCTCCTGAACAGCCTGAAGCAGACGGTGGTGACCCTGGCCAGCAGCACAGGCGTGCTGAGCACCGTGCATTCAGCCTCCCAGGCCACGCTGCAGAGCGGCTGGTCCGTGCTGCTGCCCACCGCCGAGAAGCAGGCCCGGGCGCTCTCTGCTCTCCTGCCCTGCGCAG TTCAGTTTCAGGCAATGAAGTGAACATAAGTCCAGGTCGTCGATTCATGATTGATCTTCTGGTGGGCAGCTTGATGGCTGCTGGAGGGTTGGAGTCAGCCTTACACGCAGCCATTACTGCAGAGATCCAG GATATTGAAGCCAAAAAACaagcacagaaggaaaaagaaattgatgaacAGGAAGCAAATGCCTCAGCATTTCATAGAAGCAGGACTCCATTGGATAAAGACCTTATTAATACGGGGATCTGTGAGTCTTCTGGCAAACAGTGTTTGCCTCTGGTTCAGCTCATACAACAGCGTCTTAG TCAATGTGAAAGAATGGTGAGCATTGTTTTGGAAGGCCCGACTAGGAGGAGGTGGGAAGAAGTCAGACTCAGCCTGTGA